Genomic window (Thiohalophilus sp.):
CCCCGGCCTTTCTGCGCATGCTGGAACTGGTACAACGGGCCGCCCCCGCTGAAACCACCGTCCTGCTGCTGGGCGAGACCGGCACCGGCAAGGAACTGGTTGCCAGAGCTGTACACGAGGCCAGCAATCGAAATACCGGGCCATTCGTCCCGGTCGAATGCTCCGGCCTGACAGAAACCCTGTTCGAGAGCGAACTGTTTGGTCATGAAAAAGGGGCGTTCACCGGCGCCACCCAGCGCAAGCCCGGGCTGGTTGAAATCGCCCGCGGCGGCACCCTGTTTCTGGACGAAGTGGGTGATATCCCGCTGGCCATGCAGGTGAAACTGCTGCGTCTGCTGGAGACCGGGACGTATCGGCGTGTTGGCAGTGTGGAATCGCACAAGGCCGAGTTTCGACTGGTCTGCGCCACGCACCGTGACCTGAAACAGATGGTGGCCGAAGGGAGCTTTCGCGAGGATCTCTATTACCGGATCAGTTCCTTTCCCATTGCCCTGCCGTCCCTGCGCGAACGAATCGAAGACCTACCCTTGCTGATCGAAACCATTGTACAGCGCATCGCCTCGGACAAACCCCGCCGGCTGGATCGCCAGGCGTTACACTGCCTGCGAAATTATGCTTTTCCGGGGAATATTCGCGAGCTACGCAATATACTCGAGCGGGCAAACCTGATGGCCGACGGTGAGACCATTACCATCAATCACCTGCCGGCCGAGTGTCGCTGTCCCACTGACAGCAAGCTGACAGAGGTCACTGACACAAACATTCTTCCGCTGGTGGAAGTGGAACGACAGTACCTGCAGCGAGTACTCGCCCGTTTCGAAGGGGACAAACGCGAACTGGCTCGCCAGCTCGGGATCAGTGAACGGACCCTGTACCGCAAGCTGAAGTTACTGGCCATTGAAAAATAAGGTGACGTTCCTGCGTAACATACGAGCATCTGAACTCTGACAGTAAGATTTCACTAAACAATCTCGATGCAGTGCCCCCGGGAAGCTCTCGTCAGAGTGAAACGCACAGCAACAGCCCATCAGTGATTAGCAGGTTCATCGTGGTCCGGGAACGACCAGAGAAAATGGCGGAAGAGAGCAGGAGTCGAACCTACCAGGGACCGCCTGGCGGCCCCTCCCGGTTTTGAAGACCGGGCGCCCCACCGGGGAACGATCTCTTCCAGAGTTCATTGTGCGCTCCAGTGCTGCAAAGCGCTGTCGTGACGCAAGACATGATCATCGCGTACCCGTCGAGTGTAACCGATACGATCGAAGAACTCGAGGATCCGAATCGCCACCTTACGACCGCCGCTACCATCGGGAAAGATAATGTCTCGAAACGGGGCGGCACGCGCCGCGCCCTGTTGCTCATTGAGCTGGCGGACATGTTCGGCCAGCTCCTCGACCGCCCTGGCGGTGAAATAATGATCATGGGCTACCGGATAGAGCTCCCCCGTCCGGGCGAGCCGCTTGAATAACTGGCGTACCACATGCTCGGGCGTGCCTGTTGCCCTGAATACATCACGCACTCGCGGCGGATTATAGGGACTGGCATCCAGCAAAGGCTTAAGCTCGGCAAAAAGTTCCCGGTCGTCGGCAGTGACAGTGGCGCGATGCTCCGGCAGATGCAGCCAGGAGCGCGTCTGTACAATGGCACCATTTGCCAGTAATTCCTCACTCAGTGCCTGAAAAACAGGACGCGACAGCCTGCTGGAGGTCATGCGCCGCAGCCGTTCGACTTCCACGCCGATCATATCGGGCGCACGCTCATGTTCCGCAGTCAGCGCCTCAAGCAGTTTACTTCGCAACGCGGTCCAGGCCGCCGGGGTAATACCGGTTGTTGTTTCGCCCTCGCGGATCACGCGCAGGCCGACCCGTTGCCAGAGCATCTCGGCGTCTGCCTCGCTGAGGTTCCAGCTCATCGCGAATCGATTGAGATCGATGCCGGCTTCCACCTGGTCGGCCAGACATTCAAGCGCAACGGCAGGATCCACGTCACGCAGTTTGTTGAGCAGGGCCAGCCGTTGCGGTGTCCGCTTGTGGCGGGTAGGCGGAAAGATATCCAGCACCCTGCCTCCGGCAACAGTCCGTTGCGCACCGGCATCGCGCAGGATGAATCGGTCGCCGTGCAGGGCCAGAGTTTCGCGTTCGAGCAGGATCTCTACCAGCGCGGTATCTCCGGCATTGATCTCCTTGCAATCGAGCAACGCCACCCGGCCGACTATGTCATCGCTACCAAGATGCACATGCACGTTTTGCATGTGCGTCACCGGTTTCTGACCGGCGGGAATGCGCACCTCACCCTGAAAACGGGACAGGGGCAGGGCCAGCGCCGGATCGACCAGCCACATCCCCCGGGCAATATCCTGTTTGTCAAAATCACCCTTGAGTGCCAGGGCACAACGTTCACCCGCCTGACCACGTTCGGCAGAGCGGTCCTGGACATGCAGTTCACGCACACGGGCCTTGACCCCCAACGGGGACAGGGTGAGCATCTCGCCGACATTGACTGCTCCGGCATGGGCGGTACCGGTTACTACGGTGCCAACACCGGTGAGCGAGAAACAGCGATCGATGGCGAGACGGAAACGCCCTGTCGCTGAACGCGGGTGAAATAAAGTCGCCATCGTCTCCAGATGAATGCGCAGGGGCTCGATCCCCTCCCCCGTTCGCCCCGATACGGAAAAGATCGGACTACCTGACAGTCCGGTATCCGCCAGAAGTTGTTTGACTTCCTGGCGGACCGCCTCGAGCCGCTCGGCTGAAACCACATCGATTTTGGTAAGGGCGACTGTGCCCCGGGTCCTACCCAGCAGTTCCAGTAACTCGAGATGTTCACGTGTTTGCGGCATCGGTCCGTCATCGGCGGCAATCACCAGCAGAACGAAATCGATAGCGGTGGCGCCGGCCAGCATGTTGCGGATCAGTTTTTCATGGCCGGGGACATCCACAAAACCGAGTACTGAACCATCCGATAAGGGGGTATAGGCGTAGCCGAGATCGAGCGTAATGCCGCGCGCCTGTTCCTGCGGCAACCGATCGGCATCCACGCCGGTAAGCGCCTTCACCAGCGCGGTTTTGCCATGGTCGATATGCCCTGCAGTGCCGATCAACATCTCACGTATCTCATGCCATCCGACCTGATGCATCCGATTGACGTGTGTCCAGGATCGAAAGCTGGGCAGCGAATTCACTTTCCTCATCCGTCGCAAGGCAGCGCAGATCCAGCAGCAACGCGTCGTTCTCGATGCGGCCGATCACCGGACGCGGCAACTCGCGTAATCTGGCCTCGATGCGATGCAGTACGCCGCTTTTCCTGCTCTGCGGGTGAACAGCAAGCCCGGCAGACGGCAGACGATCGACCGGTAGTGACCCGGAGCCGATCTGCGATCGCAGTGGCACGATTTCCACGGTTACCGGCTGCGAGGCCAGGGCACGCTGCAGTGCGGGCAACAGGCGTTGCGCCACGGCATGGATGTCGGCTTCGGGACGGGTCAGTTGCTGCAATGCCGTCAGGCGTTCGGGCAGGCGATCGGGATCGCGATAGAGACGCAGCACCGCTTCGAGGGCGGCAAGGGTGATCTTGCCGACGCGCAGTGCGCGCTTCAGTGGATTTTTCTTGATCTGATCAATCAGATCTTTGCGACCAACCAGCAACCCGGCCTGCGGGCCGCCAAGCAGTTTATCACCGGAAAAGGTTACCAGGTCGACCCCGGCGGCGATGCTCTCGCGTGGTGTCGGTTCGTGGGGCAGTCCCCAGCGCTCGAGGTCGGTCAATGTACCGGAGCCGAGATCGACGACAAAGGGCAGTTCATGTTGATGTGCCAGCTCGGCCAGTTCTTTTTCCGGTACGGCATGAGTAAACCCCTGGATCGTGTAATTGCTGGTGTGGATTTTCATCAGCATCGCCGTGCGTGAGGAGATCGCTTCGCTGAAATCCTTCCGATGCGTGCGATTGGTCGTGCCGACCTCGACCAGTTTGGCACCGGCCCGCTTCATGATATCGGGTACCCGAAAGGCCCCGCCGATCTCGATCAATTCCCCGCGGGAGACAACAACTTTCTTCTTCCATGCCAATGTGTTGAGCAACAGGAAGACGGCAGCAGCATTGTTGTTGACCACGGTGGCCGCCTCGGCTCCCGTCAACTCGCAGAGCAAATCGCTGACGATGTCATCCCGGTCACCCCGTCCGCCGTCCTCGATATCGTATTCCAAAGCACAGGGATTGCGGGCGGCCGTCACCAGCGCCTCGACAGCTTCTTCGGGCAGGGAGGCGCGGCCGAGATTGGTGTGCAGCACGGTGCCGGTGAGATTGAAGACCGGGCGCAGCCTGGGCAGAGCGAGCGCCTTTGCATTGGCGGTGATTTTTTCGATCAGGTTTTCGTTATCGGGAATCGGGGCGCCAGCCTGGGCCGCCGCACGGACCTCGGCCAGCGTGTCACGGATCATCTGTGTAATCACCGCGTGGCCGTGGCTATCCACCAGCTCCGCAACCACGGCGTCAGACAACAGACGACTGACAGAGGGGAGTCTGGAGAGTTGATTCATTATTTTAGTATCCAACTGTTTATCCCCAAGGTTAAGCGACGAACCGCTGTGTGGTCTTTTCCTGCCCACTCGTAAAATAAAAACCCCGCCACGAAGGGCGGGGTTTGAGATAGCCGGATAAGGACTCGACTATTCCATGGAAGGGTTCCATACCTCCCAGACTTTCCCCACCAGATCCGGTCCAGGTTTGAGAGTCGGCTTGCCCGGCTCCCAGCCTGCGGGACAGGCTTCCTTCCCTTCAGTGGCGCGTACATGCTGATAGGCCTGAATCTGGCGGATCGTTTCAGCAAGCTTGCGCCCGACCGGCGGCGTCAGCACCTCCATCGCCTGAATCACACCATCCGGATCGATGATGAAACGTCCGCGGAGCTCGACCCCCTGGGTCTCGTCCCAACAGCCATAGGCGCGACCGACATTCCCGGCCTGATCAGCTACCATATGGAATGGCACCCCGCCATCCACCATTTTGCTCAATTCCTCGTCGTTCCAGACTTTATGGACAAAGTGGCTGTCCACACTGACTGAAATAACTTCGACACCTAAATCCTGGAGCTTCTGATAATTCGCGGCGACCGCCGACACTTCAGTAGCTCAAACAAAGGTGAAATCGCCCGGATAGAAACAGAGCATCACCCACTTGCCTAAATAATCCGACAGCTTCACGCTGGTAAAGCTGCCCTTATGATAGGCAGGCGCAGTGAAATCGGGGGCTTTCTGCCCGACACGTACACTCATACTGGACCTCTCTTCTTGACTGGTTAATTCAGAGGGTGCCGGAGTTTCCGGTGACGGCTCTCCCGAAACCGAGCCGGTCACCCTGGCACATGATACGGATTCTTCTTCTGCCATAATCGTCCCTCTTGTTGGCGTAGAGCATATAGTACATAGTAAAAGTTAGAACTAAAGCCAGTTCCTGTCAATAAACCGCAGGTAAACGATCCCGGCATGATAAAAGTGGATGCAAGTGCGCATGAATTGTTTAAAATGTTCACAGTTGGTAACGTTTGTCTTGGAAAGTTCATTGATCAGATATCAGGAGAAAGACTATAGGATTAATAAAAATACGTCTTTCAGCTTCTACCGAGTTCTTCATCTGTTACGCCTGACAATTTTGTCCAACCAAAAGATGATCATCACGACTTCCCCGCATATCAGTAACTAGATACTAGTTCCTGGCAGCTAGCTTCTGGAAATTAAAAAAGGCCCCGATAGGGTAATGCCGATCAGTTAAGCAAAAACTTGCTTGACTATCAGTAAGATGAGATCAAAATCCCGTGATCACTTTTGATCACGGGATTTTTTTATGTCATTTTCCGAAGAGCTGGACCAAACAGCAGAATGGTCACCTGAGTCACTCAGCACTTTTCAACGGGACATTCCCAGCGAATGGATAGAAACGGCCCTTGAAGCCACCGGTATGGCCAGTCTTCGCCGCCGCCGTCTCCCCGCCGAGCAAGTCATGTGGCTGGTACTGGGGATCGGCCTGTACCGTGACCGTTCAATTCAGGACGTCTGTGACAAGCTGGATCTGGCGATGCCGGACAGTCAAGGTCGCCCGGTGGTGGCGACCAGCGCCCTGTCCCAGGCCCGTGAGCGCCTGGGTGCGGAACCGATGCGCTACCTGTTTCTCAGTAGCGCCGAAGCGTGGAGCCGACAGGAGAGACACGATGATTTTCGCGGACTGAAGCTGTTGAGTGTTGATGGGACGGTATTCGAGGCGCCGGATTCCGAGGAAAATGGCGAGGCTTTTGGCTTTATCGAGTCGCGCAAGGGGCACACCAGCGCCTTTCCCAGCGTTCGCCTGACGGCGTTGATGTCACTACGCACCCATCTGGTAAGGGAGGCCACCTTCGGCCCTTGTACACAGGGCAAAATCAACTATGCACGTGAACTGGTGAGCACGGCCCCCGCCCATTCGCTGACCCTGTTTGACCGCTGCTATTTCTCCGCCGAACTGCTGCTCTGCTGGCAACAGGCTCAGCCCGAAAGCCACTGGCTAACACCGGTCAAGCGCAAGATGCGCTACGAAGTGGTCGAGCAATTTGCTGAACATGACTGTCTTATTGAAATGCCCGTCTCGCCCCAGGCACGTGAGCAATACCCCCATCTTCCGGCCACCTGGTAGGCCCGCCGGGTCAGCTACGCCAACCCCCAAGGAGAAATCACCGGTTTTCTCACCTCCCTGACCGACCCTCAGCGCTATCCGGCCGAGGAGTTGTTGCGCATTTACTGGGAGCGATGGGAGATTGAACAGGGTTACGGGGAACTCAAGCGTCGGCAACTGCGTAGCGAGTTGCTGCTGCGCAGTCAAAAGCCCGAAGGGATCCGCCAGGAGCTGTGGGGGATCCTGCTGGCCTACAACCTGGTACGACTGGAAATCAGCCGTATTGCCGAAGAAGCGGCGGAATCCCCGCGGCGGATCAGCTTTATGATGGCCATGCGCTATATTCAGGATGAGTTTCTCTGGTGCGCCGTGGCGTCACCCGGGACCATCCCAAAGAAGCTCCGCGCACTGAGAGCCAACGTGAAGGCCTTTATTCTGCCGGAACGAAAACGGCCCTCGGTACCGAGGGCCGTTCGAAAAAGCAAAACCGGCTATCCCGTCGTGGAAAAACCCCCGAGGAAAAACCGGGGGCTTAAGTGAGCGGCATTAGCCGACAGGAACCTTTTTTGATATGGCGGAGAGGGAGGGATTGTCTCGGGGCCATCCCTGGCCCCGAGCCCTGCGGGCGTCGTCGCTACAGCTCCGGCGACCAAATTTGCTGTCCTGCAAATTTGTCGAACCAAAGGGTTCTCATCATGGCCTCCCCCATCCACAAAATAAAAAAGGAGGCGCAAGGCCTCCTTTTTTATTTTGGCGGAGAGGGAGGGATTGTCTCGGGGCCATCCCTGGCCCCGAGCCCTTCGGGCGCCGTCGCTATGCTCCGGCGACCAAATTTGCTGTCCTGCAAATTTGTCGAACCAAAGGGTTCTCATCATGGCCTCCCCCATCCACAAAATAAAAAAGGAGGCACAAGGCCTCCTTTTTTATTTTGGCGGAGAGGGAGGGATTGTCTCGGGGCCATCCCTGGCCCCGAGCCCTTCGGGCGCCGTCGCTATGCTCCGGCGACCAAATTTGCTGTCCTGCAAATTTGTCGAACCAAAGGGTTCTCATCATGGCCTCCCCCATCCACAAAATAAAAAAGGAGGCGCAAGGCCTCCTTTTTTATTTTGGCGGAGAGGGAGGGATTGTCTCGGGGCCATCCCTGGCCCCGAGCCCTTCGGGCGCCGTCGCTATGCTCCGGCGACCAAATTTGCTGTCCTGCAAATTTGTCGAACCAAAGGGTTCTCATCATGGCCTCCCCCATCCACAAAATAAAAAAGGAGGCGCAAGGCCTCCTTTTTTATTTTGGCGGAGAGGGAGGGATTCGAACCCTCGATACGGGGTTACCGTATACACACTTTCCAGGCGTGCTCCTTCAACCACTCGGACACCTCTCCTGATCAGTTTCTAGTCACCAGGTCCTGGGTACTAGTACCTGTGCAATGCCAGTGGCATTGCACAAGGCGCGCAAGATTAAACCAGATGCCCGGGCGGTGCAACGTCAATCCGGCTCGATTGGCTGGTCTGGACTGGCGGGCTGGCAGGAGCACGGCTCCATTTCATTACAAATCAAGTGGTTAAAGCCGTGATAACGGGAAGATTGGGTAATCTGGTGAGTGATTGACCAATATTAGGGTGTTATAATATTGAAGTTTTTTATTCTGTGGCCGAAAACGGCAGGACGCGCTTGCGGTTTGCCAATTGTACTCCAGAATTTGATCAGGCAACCGATAACCAGTTCACAGACTGAAAGGTAAGACGGAATGCAACGACGGGTTTTCGCAACATTGCTGGGCGGGGCGGCGCTGATTGGCGTGGTACTCAATGCCTGCACACCGCAGCACAGTGCGCTGGAACAGGTACTGGATAGCGGTGAGTTGCGCGTTTACACCCGTAATGCCCCGACCACCTATTATCAGGGGCCCCGGGGTCCGGCCGGGCTGGAATACGACCTGGCCCGGGCCTTTGCCGACCACCTTGGCGTGCGCCTGAAACTGGTCGTCAAAGACAACCTGGAAGAGATGTTCACCGGTCTGCGCAAGGGGCGTGCCGATCTGGCCGCTGCCGGACTGACCGTCACCGAACAGCGCCGCCGGCAGGTGCGCTTTGCGCCGGCGTACCAGCAAATCACCCCGCAACTGGTCTATCGACAGGGCACCTTGCCCGAACCGCAGGATTTTGCCGATGTCCGGCAAGGCTATCTGGAGGTGGTTGCCAACAGCAGCCATACCGAACAGTTACGCCAGATACAACAGTCACACCCCGAACTCCAATGGCATGAAAATCCGGAAGCCGGCAGCACCGAATTGCTGTCGCTGGTAGCCCAGGGACTGATCGATTACACCATTGCCGATTCCAATGAAGTGGCCATTAACCGGCGCTATTTCCCCGAGCTGCGGGTCGCCTTCGATCTGTCGGAACCCCGGCAGCTCGCCTGGGCCCTGCCCCGAAGCAAGGACACCTCGCTCTATGACGAGGTGGAACATTTCTTCGAAACACTGCGCGAATCGGGCGAACTGGCGCACAGGGTAAAGCAGAACTATGAATACGTGCGTAACTACGACTACGCCGGGACGCCGTTTTTCATGCACCATATGCGCAGTCGCATGCCGAACTACCGCAAGCTGTTCGAAAAGGCAGCTGCGCAAACCGAACTCGACTGGCGTTTACTTGCGGCAGTCGCCTATCAGGAATCTCACTGGAATCCGCTGGCAATATCGCCGACCGGTGTCCGCGGTATGATGATGCTGACCAATGTCACAGCCAGTCAGCTGGGGATAGCGGATCGGACCGATCCGGCCCAGAGCATCCAGGGTGGCGCCCGTTATATCAAGAGCCTGTATCAACGTTTTGATGACATCCCCGAAGGGGATCGGATGTGGTTTACGCTGGCCGCCTATAATGTCGGCTTCGGTCATGTGCGCGATGTTCAGAGGATAACCGAACAACGCGGTGGCGATCCGAGCAAATGGTCCAACGTTAAAACCAATCTGCCCCTGTTAACCCAGCGAAAATGGTATCGGCAAACCCGTTACGGCTATGCCCGGGGGCATGAACCGGTAACCTATGTCGATAACATTCGCAGTTATTACGATATCCTGCGCTGGCACTTGCGCACCAACCCGTCGCCCGGACAGATTCCCAGCTCGATTCTGGCTTATTCCTCACCGGCATTGTAACGCTGATCATCTGATCGCACACGTTTACGCTGGCGACTCAGTCTTTTTTCCTGGCCTCGCGACGGGTCTGAAAAAATTCAGTCAGCAAACGCCCACACTCTCCGGCCAGTACCTCGCCGCGAATCTCGACCCGGTGGTTATGTTTATCACTATTCAATATGTCAAAAACACTGCCGGCGGCTCCGGTTTTCGGATCCCGGGCACCGAACACCACCCGGTCAACCCGTGCGTGAATGATCGCGCCGGTACACATCACGCACGGCTCCAGCGTCACGTATAACGTCGTACCCGGCAGACGATAATTCCCCGACCGTTGTGCCGCATCGCGCAGGGCGCGCATCTCGGCATGGGCACTGGGATCGTGATTGCCAATCGGCTGATTCCAGCCCTCGCCAATCGCCTGTTCATCCCGAACCACGACCGCCCCTACCGGCACCTCGCCCGCCGCCCCGGCCTGGCGCGCCAGCTCCAACGCCCGCTGCATCCAGAATTCATCCAGCGCATCGGTCTCCAGCTGCTCAATATCGTTATCCATGCTCAATTATCTATCGCCACAATCCAGAAAAGATTACACCACAGAGGATGAAGGAATTTTGAATTGAATGTGAACACAAAATTTAAAATTGTTACTTTGCGTACTTTGCACCCAAAAAACGGGCATAAACGTCTTTACGAACTCCGCGTTATCTTCCAGAGCCTATCGACTACCGAGTGATTGCAGTTCGCGATCGCGCATGCCCAGCAGGTACAAAATGGCATCCAGGCCCAGCGTGGCGATGGAATGTTGCGCCTGTTCGCGCACCAGCGGTTTGGCATGAAAGGCGATACCCAGGCCGGCGATGGACAGCATCGGCAGGTCATTGGCGCCATCGCCGACTGCGATGACCTGTTCGGTGCTGATGCCTTCCTGTTCGGCCAGTTGCTGTAACAATTTTGCTTTCATCTGCCCGTCGACGATCTCGCCTTTAACCTTGCCGGTCAGTTTACCGTTTTCAAAGTCCAGCTGGTTGGCGTAGACATAATCGACGCCCAGCTTGTCTTTCAGGTAATTGGCGAAATAGGTAAAGCCGCCGGAGAGAATCGCGACCTTGTAACCAAAATGTCGCAGTGTCGAAATCAATCGTTCCGCCCCCTCGGTGATCGGCAAGCTTTCAGCGATCTCCTGCAGCACCGACTCTTCCAGTCCTTCCAGCAGGACCATCCGCTGGCGAAAACTTTCGGAAAAGTCGATTTCGCCGCGCATGGCCGCTTCGGTAATTGCCGCCACCTGATCGCCGATGCCGGCCACTTTTGCCAGCTCGTCGATCACTTCGGTTTGAATCAGGGTCGAGTCCATATCAAAGCAGACCAGGCGGCGACTGCGCCGATACAGGTTATCTTCCTGCACGGCTACATCGATTTGCATATCCTGGGCGATCTGTAAAAACCGGGCATGCATACCGGGGATATCCTGAACTTCCCCAGTCAGGGTCAATTGCACGGCCGCCGCCCCGCTCTGTTTCTCGGATCGATGCAGGGAGAGTCTTCCGGAAAGCCGACTCACGTCTTCAATATTAAATCCGTTTTCTCCCACCACTTCGGTGACCCGGGCAATATGTCGTGCCGTAATCTGTCGTCCCAGCAGGGTCACGATATGCCGGGCCTGGCCCTGGCGGGCTACCCACTGCTCGTAATCCTGTTCATTGATGGGGGTGAAACGGATATCGAGATCCAGCTCATGGGCACTGAACAACAGATCCTTGAACAGGGAACAGTTTTTATTCTCGTCCGGCGCTTCGATTAACAGTCCCAGTGCCAGGCTGTTATGGGTCACGGACTGATCGATATCCAGCACCGGAATATCATAATCGGCCAGGACACCGGTCAAGCGGGCCGTGAGGCCCGGCCGGTCGCGGCCGGTGACATTAATCAGAACGACTTCACTCATGTTATTCCCGCTGGATTGTAAACCAGCCATTTTTTCGGATTGATTTCACTGGCTTGGTTATTGGTATAGATGGCAGTACCATGAATAATAGCATGTTCTGTTGCACTGCTAATTGCCAATTTTCAGCTCAAGCTTCCCGGTAAATACCCTGCGCGACCACCTTTACAATAGTACTATATATGGACTATATTTAGTACCATCAAAGCCCTCAAGGAACATAGACCATGAAACTGAGCGAATCGGTTAAACCCATCAGCTACCTGAAAAGCCATACCGCCGAGGTTCTGCGAGACGTTAGTGAAGGACAACGCACCATGGTAATCACACAACACGGGGAAGCCAGGGCCGTGCTGCAGGATATTGCCAGTTATGAACAAACCCAGGAATCGCTGGCACTGCTCAAGGTACTGGCCCAAAGTTCGAAAAGCATTCAGGAAGGCCGGAGCAAGCCTCTCAAGAAAGCCTTTGCCGATATTCGAAAGCGTGTCAGGGAAGATACTGAGTGAAACGCTATCGCGTCCGGCTTACCGAGGATGCAGAACAGGACCTCATCGATATCTACCGCTATATTGCTCTCTACGACTCCGCGGAGAATGCGGATTACGTACTGGTTCAGCTGGAATCCCTCTGCTTGAGACTTGTCGAGTTGCCCGAACGAGGACACGTTCCGCCAGAACTCGATCGAATCAGTGTAACAAACTACCGGGAAGTCTACTTCAAACCCTACCGTGTAATCTATGAAGCCATTCGTCACGACGTTTTCATTCACTGCATTCTTGATGGTCGAAGGGATATGCCTTCGTTACTTCAACGACGACTGATTCGCTAAGATTGTTGCTGAAAAATCCGAGTCCACGCTCGATCCTCTACAAATACTGTTGATATCACTATTGC
Coding sequences:
- a CDS encoding sigma-54-dependent Fis family transcriptional regulator, translated to MPTPVPAEIAALLDVYDEPAVLLSQDYLILAANQPYRAIYGDEQPLRARHCYEVSHHYQVPCDQAGESCPLKASLTSGETQRVLHLHHTPRGEEHVDVEIHPIHNEAGEILYFVEVMRHSTVASARPAGEGLVGRAPAFLRMLELVQRAAPAETTVLLLGETGTGKELVARAVHEASNRNTGPFVPVECSGLTETLFESELFGHEKGAFTGATQRKPGLVEIARGGTLFLDEVGDIPLAMQVKLLRLLETGTYRRVGSVESHKAEFRLVCATHRDLKQMVAEGSFREDLYYRISSFPIALPSLRERIEDLPLLIETIVQRIASDKPRRLDRQALHCLRNYAFPGNIRELRNILERANLMADGETITINHLPAECRCPTDSKLTEVTDTNILPLVEVERQYLQRVLARFEGDKRELARQLGISERTLYRKLKLLAIEK
- the selB gene encoding selenocysteine-specific translation elongation factor, translated to MLIGTAGHIDHGKTALVKALTGVDADRLPQEQARGITLDLGYAYTPLSDGSVLGFVDVPGHEKLIRNMLAGATAIDFVLLVIAADDGPMPQTREHLELLELLGRTRGTVALTKIDVVSAERLEAVRQEVKQLLADTGLSGSPIFSVSGRTGEGIEPLRIHLETMATLFHPRSATGRFRLAIDRCFSLTGVGTVVTGTAHAGAVNVGEMLTLSPLGVKARVRELHVQDRSAERGQAGERCALALKGDFDKQDIARGMWLVDPALALPLSRFQGEVRIPAGQKPVTHMQNVHVHLGSDDIVGRVALLDCKEINAGDTALVEILLERETLALHGDRFILRDAGAQRTVAGGRVLDIFPPTRHKRTPQRLALLNKLRDVDPAVALECLADQVEAGIDLNRFAMSWNLSEADAEMLWQRVGLRVIREGETTTGITPAAWTALRSKLLEALTAEHERAPDMIGVEVERLRRMTSSRLSRPVFQALSEELLANGAIVQTRSWLHLPEHRATVTADDRELFAELKPLLDASPYNPPRVRDVFRATGTPEHVVRQLFKRLARTGELYPVAHDHYFTARAVEELAEHVRQLNEQQGAARAAPFRDIIFPDGSGGRKVAIRILEFFDRIGYTRRVRDDHVLRHDSALQHWSAQ
- the selA gene encoding L-seryl-tRNA(Sec) selenium transferase: MNQLSRLPSVSRLLSDAVVAELVDSHGHAVITQMIRDTLAEVRAAAQAGAPIPDNENLIEKITANAKALALPRLRPVFNLTGTVLHTNLGRASLPEEAVEALVTAARNPCALEYDIEDGGRGDRDDIVSDLLCELTGAEAATVVNNNAAAVFLLLNTLAWKKKVVVSRGELIEIGGAFRVPDIMKRAGAKLVEVGTTNRTHRKDFSEAISSRTAMLMKIHTSNYTIQGFTHAVPEKELAELAHQHELPFVVDLGSGTLTDLERWGLPHEPTPRESIAAGVDLVTFSGDKLLGGPQAGLLVGRKDLIDQIKKNPLKRALRVGKITLAALEAVLRLYRDPDRLPERLTALQQLTRPEADIHAVAQRLLPALQRALASQPVTVEIVPLRSQIGSGSLPVDRLPSAGLAVHPQSRKSGVLHRIEARLRELPRPVIGRIENDALLLDLRCLATDEESEFAAQLSILDTRQSDASGRMA
- the prxU gene encoding thioredoxin-dependent peroxiredoxin (Most members of this family contain a selenocysteine.), translated to MAEEESVSCARVTGSVSGEPSPETPAPSELTSQEERSSMSVRVGQKAPDFTAPAYHKGSFTSVKLSDYLGKWVMLCFYPGDFTFVUATEVSAVAANYQKLQDLGVEVISVSVDSHFVHKVWNDEELSKMVDGGVPFHMVADQAGNVGRAYGCWDETQGVELRGRFIIDPDGVIQAMEVLTPPVGRKLAETIRQIQAYQHVRATEGKEACPAGWEPGKPTLKPGPDLVGKVWEVWNPSME
- the mltF gene encoding membrane-bound lytic murein transglycosylase MltF; translated protein: MQRRVFATLLGGAALIGVVLNACTPQHSALEQVLDSGELRVYTRNAPTTYYQGPRGPAGLEYDLARAFADHLGVRLKLVVKDNLEEMFTGLRKGRADLAAAGLTVTEQRRRQVRFAPAYQQITPQLVYRQGTLPEPQDFADVRQGYLEVVANSSHTEQLRQIQQSHPELQWHENPEAGSTELLSLVAQGLIDYTIADSNEVAINRRYFPELRVAFDLSEPRQLAWALPRSKDTSLYDEVEHFFETLRESGELAHRVKQNYEYVRNYDYAGTPFFMHHMRSRMPNYRKLFEKAAAQTELDWRLLAAVAYQESHWNPLAISPTGVRGMMMLTNVTASQLGIADRTDPAQSIQGGARYIKSLYQRFDDIPEGDRMWFTLAAYNVGFGHVRDVQRITEQRGGDPSKWSNVKTNLPLLTQRKWYRQTRYGYARGHEPVTYVDNIRSYYDILRWHLRTNPSPGQIPSSILAYSSPAL
- the tadA gene encoding tRNA adenosine(34) deaminase TadA; this encodes MDNDIEQLETDALDEFWMQRALELARQAGAAGEVPVGAVVVRDEQAIGEGWNQPIGNHDPSAHAEMRALRDAAQRSGNYRLPGTTLYVTLEPCVMCTGAIIHARVDRVVFGARDPKTGAAGSVFDILNSDKHNHRVEIRGEVLAGECGRLLTEFFQTRREARKKD
- the serB gene encoding phosphoserine phosphatase SerB is translated as MSEVVLINVTGRDRPGLTARLTGVLADYDIPVLDIDQSVTHNSLALGLLIEAPDENKNCSLFKDLLFSAHELDLDIRFTPINEQDYEQWVARQGQARHIVTLLGRQITARHIARVTEVVGENGFNIEDVSRLSGRLSLHRSEKQSGAAAVQLTLTGEVQDIPGMHARFLQIAQDMQIDVAVQEDNLYRRSRRLVCFDMDSTLIQTEVIDELAKVAGIGDQVAAITEAAMRGEIDFSESFRQRMVLLEGLEESVLQEIAESLPITEGAERLISTLRHFGYKVAILSGGFTYFANYLKDKLGVDYVYANQLDFENGKLTGKVKGEIVDGQMKAKLLQQLAEQEGISTEQVIAVGDGANDLPMLSIAGLGIAFHAKPLVREQAQHSIATLGLDAILYLLGMRDRELQSLGSR